A stretch of DNA from Catenulispora acidiphila DSM 44928:
CGTGTGCATCTCCAACAGCTCCGGGATCGCCGCCAGATGTTCGCGAACCTGGGCGCCGCGGCCCTGCCGGATCTCCAGCGTCGCGAACGCGGTGACCGTGTAGCCCAGCGCCGCCGGATCGATCAGCGGACCGAAGCCGCGCACGACGCCGCGCGCCTGGAGCCGGTCCAGGCGCGCCTGCACGGTCCCGCGCGCCACGCCGAGCCGCCGCGACGCCTCCAGGATGCCGATGCGCGGCTCCTCGGTCAGCAGCGCCAGCAGCCGGGCGTCGAGGCCGTCGATCGCCCTCGTCGCGGGCGCCGGTTCAGGAGAGGACATATCGGTAGGTTCCTGTCCATGTCGGGTTTGGCATGAAGTGTCGTTGATCACACTGTACAGAAATGCGGTGTCCCAGCTACTTCCGCTGCGCAGATTGTATAGCTCTCCAACCTCGCGTTGCGCACTTTGATCTGCGGATCGAAGCTGGGAGCATGACCGAAACCGCTACTGCC
This window harbors:
- a CDS encoding Lrp/AsnC family transcriptional regulator codes for the protein MSSPEPAPATRAIDGLDARLLALLTEEPRIGILEASRRLGVARGTVQARLDRLQARGVVRGFGPLIDPAALGYTVTAFATLEIRQGRGAQVREHLAAIPELLEMHTITGAGDMLCRIVARSNADMQRVIDKLVSFEGIQRTSTVIAMANPVPFRVLPLTEVCATEHSEG